GAAATTCTTGATATTGGTGTCCCAGCGGATGATGTCCACCTTCTCGTTGTTCAATTCCCGCACGATGTTCTTCACCCGTTGACCGCGCAAGCCCACACAAGCGCCCACCGGGTCCACCTTTTCGTCGCGAGTCCACACCGCCAGCTTCGTCCGGAATCCGGGTTCGCGGGCGATGCCCTTGATCTCAATCGTCCCGTCGTTGATTTCCGACACCTCGAGCTGGAACAACTTGATCACAAAGCGAGGGTCCGCGCGGGACAAAATGATCTCCGGACCGTGCGGTCCTTCCTCGACTGCCTTGACGTAGCAGCGGATCCGCTCGCCGGCCTGGTATTCCTCAGTCGGCACGCGTTCCCGGTTGGGCAGCAGCGCCTCGTATTTGCCCAGGTCCACCAGCACGTCTGACCGGTCAAAACGCCGCACTGTCCCGCTGATGACGTCTCCCACCCGGTCCTTGAACTCCGTGAAAATCATCGCCTTCTCAGCGCGCCGGATATGCTGCATCAGGGCCTGCTTGGCGTATTGGGCGGCGATGCGGCCGAAGCCTACGGGCGTCACCTCCACCTCGACCTCCTCGCCCACCTGTGCATCCGCCTTGATTCGCCGGGCATCGAACACCGTAATCTGGTCATGCTTGGAAATAACCTTCTCCGACACGATGAGCTTCGCAAAGGCGCGGATATCGCCGTTCTTCTGGTCAATGACCACGCGCAATTCCCGCGCCGGGCCCACGGCTTTCTTAGCGGCGGATAGTAATGCCTCCTGCACAGCGGAGGTCAGGACATCACGGTTGATGCCCTTCTCCCGCTCCCAGAATTCCAAGACTGCTAAAAAATCGGCGTTCATATGTCATCAACGGCAGTCCCACACAGGGAACAAAAAAGTCGGCAGATAAGACTCTTCCGACTTTGGCGTGCTGGCGAACCAGCAATTTGTACCGTTCTAAATATCAAATTATGGTTTTCGCCGAAATCAGTCAAGCTCCCAGTTGAGTTCATTTCGCCTCCCCGTACCCAGGCCGAAGTACCCCATTCTGGCCGCTCTGTGCCCTTTGGTTTGAATTTCTTTGCAATCTCCCCTACCCTGTCCCAAGCTGACGCTATGACGCAACCCCTCGCGCTTGTCCTGTACGAGAAGCTGCTCCCGGGCAGCCAGCTGGTTAATCGGCTCCAGGACCTGAACTACCGTGTCCAGGCCATCCCGGATGCGAGCAAACTCGCCGAATGCGCCGAACAGACCAAACCCATGCTCGTGCTGGCCGACCTGGAATCCACTCAGAACAACGTCTGTGCCGCCCTGGCCCGCCTAAAGCAGAATCCCGCCACCAAGCACCTGCCGATAATCGCTTTCAGCCGTGAGGACGCCGATGAACTCCAAG
The Candidatus Paceibacterota bacterium DNA segment above includes these coding regions:
- the nusA gene encoding transcription termination factor NusA encodes the protein MNADFLAVLEFWEREKGINRDVLTSAVQEALLSAAKKAVGPARELRVVIDQKNGDIRAFAKLIVSEKVISKHDQITVFDARRIKADAQVGEEVEVEVTPVGFGRIAAQYAKQALMQHIRRAEKAMIFTEFKDRVGDVISGTVRRFDRSDVLVDLGKYEALLPNRERVPTEEYQAGERIRCYVKAVEEGPHGPEIILSRADPRFVIKLFQLEVSEINDGTIEIKGIAREPGFRTKLAVWTRDEKVDPVGACVGLRGQRVKNIVRELNNEKVDIIRWDTNIKNFITNALAPAKLKAFEVDEAHKRVKITVSEDQLSLAIGKRGQNARLTSRLTGWQVDIEAEVLVTKGFEEKVAEAVESLAAIDGITREQADVLVHHGLTRLEDLLQAEESDLAGMPELGDKAAAIMEAARAEAVRRTVKVGETPISG